From Zingiber officinale cultivar Zhangliang chromosome 5B, Zo_v1.1, whole genome shotgun sequence, the proteins below share one genomic window:
- the LOC121985297 gene encoding ABC transporter C family member 9-like isoform X4, translating to MHARKRKLHPTFPPLQRSCMFEGKAMPKHGRKGNWQINMLKQFIFTIPNFPSFQSRKGWKEMSTVCFWKNIFMSVHLVIISYFVAQFIGKALCRKKCRARVDDEQNCTIDDHKFGSISLGLSYQVTRFCCFILVASSLFKLIFLLLQGNQGNCSYLTSAMADASQLISWIFLLILIFRLAKTTTLKLSWIIRSWFICNFLQSAMCAALDISILLERSFLRVEQYMDIMSVFPCVVLFGLSVRGKTGISYDACRLKQPLLQTEQISESQRQSTEQKRNSPYGRASLPQLITFSWLNPLFVIGKRKPLEMNEVPDIAINDSSAFMSSLFNRCLNNVEERHGLSISSVYAAIFMLIRKKAAINASFAVVSAGASYVGPLLIDNFVKFLGGERQHGLKSGYLIATAFLCAKLVETVCQRQWVFGARQLGMRLRAALISHIYKKGLVLSNQSHQSHTSGEIINYMVVDIQRVTDVMWYSNIIWMLPVQISLAMYVLYKNLGVGALAGLAATAMVMACNVPIARAHKRFQSKIMEAKDKRMKGTAEVLRNMKILKLQAWDINYLHKIQDLRKNEYDCLWLSLRLQAVSAFIFWGAPLLIAIITFGTCIMQGIPLTTGRVLSALATFRMLQEPIMTLPDLLSVLAQGKVSADRIAEYLQEDEMKPDAVEFVPRNESEIDVVIEHGIFSWNQESAYPTLENIDLTVHRGMKVAICGTVGSGKSSLLSCILGEIPLLEGRVKISGRKAYVSQSPWIPSGNVRENIVFGNHFDMEKYEKTIEVCALKKDFELFANGDLTEIGERGINMSGGQKQRIQIARAVYQDADIYLLDDPFSALDAHTGTQLFKNCLMGALRDKTVLYITHQVEFLPEADLILVMKNGRISQVGKYDELLRQNIEFEALVGAHSEALQLVSNAETSSKSSTSIAAEKGVPEESNTNDSDAGEISDTFQIIRNQESEHDLSQDIVDKGRLTQEEEREKGSISKYVYWSYLTTVRGGALVPIIILSQTCFQVLQVASNYWMAWAAPPSNTTESPVPLEILFTVYVVLSLGCALCVLIRAMLVVKTGLLTSQHFFQKMLHSVIHAPMSFFDSTPTGRILNRASMDQSVLDLELPGKLGWCAFAVIQILGTIAVMSQVAWPVFAIFIPVTAICIWYQQYYTPTARELARLGEIQKAPILHHFSESLSGAPTIRAFEQKDRFSNTNLSLIDNHSRPWFHNISAMEWLSFRLNLLSNFVFGFSLILLVNLPAGFLNPSIAGLAVTYGINLNSQLASIIWNICNAENKIISVERIMQYTRIPSEAPLVIETFQPTVNWPQVGSICFTNLEV from the exons ATTTCCCCTCGTTTCAATCTCGAAAAGGATGGAAAGAGATGAGCACCGTTTGtttctggaaaaatatctttaTGTCGGTCCATCTCGTTATTATCAGTTACTTCGTTGCACAATTCATAGGGAAGGCACTTTGCAGAAAGAAATGCAGGGCCAGAGTTGATGACGAGCAAAATTGCACTATTGATGACCACAAATTTGGAAGCATAAGCTTGGGTTTGTCATACCAAGTCACCAGATTCTGTTGTTTTATATTAGTGGCCAGCAGTTTATTCAAACTTATTTTCCTTTTGCTACAAGGAAACCAAGGCAATTGCAGCTACCTAACATCAGCTATGGCAGATGCAAGCCAGCTAATATCATGGATATTTTtgcttattttaatatttagactTGCAAAAACTACAACTTTAAAGCTCTCTTGGATTATAAGATCATGGTTCATATGCAACTTCCTGCAATCAGCTATGTGTGCTGCTCTAGATATATCCATTCTCCTCGAAAGGTCATTCCTAAGAGTAGAACAATACATGGACATAATGAGTGTTTTTCCATGTGTAGTACTCTTTGGTCTCTCAGTCAGAGGTAAAACGGGGATTAGTTATGATGCCTGTCGCCTCAAACAACCACTACTGCAAACTGAACAGATATCAGAATCACAGAGGCAAAGTACTGAGCAGAAGAGGAATTCTCCTTACGGGAGGGCAAGTCTCCCACAGCTAATAACCTTCTCATGGCTTAACCCACTTTTTGTTATTGGTAAAAGGAAGCCACTAGAAATGAATGAAGTACCAGACATTGCTATAAATGATTCATCCGCCTTCATGTCCAGTTTATTTAACAGATGCCTAAATAATGTCGAAGAAAGGCATGGCCTGAGTATTTCATCTGTATATGCAGCAATATTCATGTTGATAAGGAAAAAGGCAGCAATCAACGCAAGCTTTGCAGTTGTATCTGCAGGGGCCTCTTATGTTGGACCATTGTTGATTGACAACTTTGTCAAATTCTTAGGAGGAGAGAGGCAGCATGGTTTGAAAAGTGGCTACCTAATAGCAACAGCATTCCTGTGTGCCAAACTGGTGGAGACTGTGTGCCAGAGACAATGGGTTTTTGGAGCCCGACAGCTTGGGATGCGTTTAAGAGCTGCTCTAATATCCCACATATACAAAAAGGGGCTTGTTCTATCAAACCAATCACATCAGAGTCATACAAGTGGAGAGATTATCAACTACATGGTTGTGGATATCCAAAGAGTTACAGATGTCATGTGGTATTCGAATATCATTTGGATGCTTCCTGTTCAGATTTCATTGGCAATGTATGTTCTTTATAAGAATCTTGGTGTGGGAGCTTTGGCTGGATTAGCAGCAACAGCCATGGTAATGGCATGCAATGTCCCTATAGCTAGAGCGCACAAAAGATTCCAGAGTAAAATCATGGAGGCTAAAGATAAACGAATGAAAGGAACTGCAGAAGTTCTCCGGAACATGAAAATATTGAAACTTCAAGCCTGGGACATAAATTATCTTCACAAAATTCAAGATTTAAGGAAAAACGAGTATGATTGTCTGTGGTTGTCACTACGACTGCAAGCAGTTTCAGCATTTATATTTTGGGGCGCACCCTTGTTGATAGCCATTATAACATTTGGAACATGTATAATGCAAGGAATCCCTCTAACCACAGGCAGAGTTTTGTCTGCATTGGCAACATTCAGAATGCTACAAGAGCCAATCATGACACTCCCAGATTTACTCTCAGTATTAGCACAGGGAAAAGTTTCAGCAGACAGAATAGCTGAGTACCTCCAAGAAGATGAAATGAAACCTGATGCAGTTGAATTTGTTCCGAGAAATGAATCAGAGATAGATGTTGTGATTGAACACGGGATATTTAGTTGGAATCAGGAATCTGCATACCCCACACTCGAAAATATAGACTTGACGGTGCATCGAGGAATGAAGGTAGCTATTTGTGGTACTGTGGGTTCAGGGAAGTCTAGTTTACTATCATGCATCCTTGGAGAAATACCCCTTCTGGAGGGGAGAGTAAAAATCAGTGGAAGGAAAGCATATGTTTCTCAATCCCCATGGATACCATCAGGAAATGTCAGAGAGAATATTGTATTTGGAAATCATTTTGACATGGAAAAATATGAAAAGACAATTGAGGTTTGTGCACTAAAGAAGGATTTTGAGCTCTTTGCTAATGGAGACCTGACAGAGATTGGAGAGAGAGGTATAAACATGAGTGGAGGACAGAAGCAAAGGATCCAAATTGCTAGAGCAGTGTATCAGGATGCTGATATATATCTTCTTGATGACCCTTTCAGTGCTTTGGATGCTCACACTGGCACTCAACTCTTCAAG AATTGTTTGATGGGTGCCCTTAGAGACAAGACCGTACTTTACATTACGCATCAAGTTGAATTTCTTCCAGAAGCAGACCTAATCCTG GTAATGAAGAATGGAAGAATTTCCCAAGTTGGAAAGTATGATGAACTTCTGCGACAGAACATAGAATTTGAGGCATTAGTTGGAGCTCACAGCGAAGCCCTTCAACTAGTATCCAATGCTGAAACCTCAAGCAAATCATCCACATCAATTGCTGCAGAGAAAGGTGTTCCAGAGGAATCAAACACAAATGACTCTGATGCAGGAGAAATTTCAGATACATTCCAAATTATCAGAAACCAAGAGTCTGAACATGATCTGTCTCAAGATATAGTTGACAAAGGTAGACTGACGcaggaagaggaaagagagaaaggaagcattTCGAAATATGTTTATTGGTCATACCTGACTACTGTACGAGGAGGCGCCTTGGTTCCAATAATAATCCTTTCACAAACATGCTTCCAAGTATTGCAAGTAGCAAGCAACTATTGGATGGCATGGGCTGCTCCTCCATCCAATACAACAGAATCTCCTGTGCCACTCGAGATTCTCTTCACGGTATATGTAGTTCTTTCACTTGGATGTGCATTATGTGTGTTAATCCGAGCAATGCTAGTCGTGAAAACTGGTCTTCTCACATCCCAACATTTCTTCCAAAAGATGCTCCATAGTGTCATTCATGCGCCAATGTCCTTCTTTGATTCAACACCAACTGGGCGGATTTTAAATAGG GCCTCGATGGACCAAAGTGTGCTTGACTTAGAATTACCTGGGAAATTAGGCTGGTGTGCATTTGCTGTTATACAAATCTTGGGGACAATTGCTGTCATGTCACAGGTTGCTTGGCCAGTATTTGCAATATTTATTCCTGTGACAGCAATTTGTATCTGGTATCAA CAATACTATACACCTACTGCAAGAGAATTGGCAAGATTGGGAGAAATCCAAAAGGCTCCCATCCTTCATCACTTTTCAGAATCACTCTCTGGGGCTCCTACTATCAGAGCATTTGAGCAGAAAGATCGTTTCAGCAATACAAACCTTAGTCTGATAGATAATCACTCGAGACCATGGTTTCACAATATTTCTGCAATGGAATGGTTGTCGTTCAGACTCAACCTGCTATCAAACTTTGTTTTCGGTTTCTCTCTAATTTTGCTTGTCAACCTACCAGCAGGATTTCTCAATCCAA GCATTGCAGGACTTGCAGTGACTTATGGGATAAATCTCAATTCACAATTAGCATCTATCATCTGGAATATTTGCAATGCAGAAAACAAAATAATCTCAGTTGAAAGGATAATGCAATACACCAGAATTCCAAGTGAAGCTCCTTTAGTCATAGAAACGTTCCAACCGACAGTTAATTGGCCACAAGTTGGAAGTATATGCTTCACGAACCTAGAGGTATGA